The Stenotrophomonas rhizophila genome has a window encoding:
- a CDS encoding S9 family peptidase, producing the protein MPRTLPLSLLLLAALGGAAHAAPTPITIEQAMADPDWIGPPVESAWWSWNSQQVEYQLKRTGSPVRDTFRQPINGGTATQVADDQRGSLDVDAPVYDSARQRSVFVRNGDVFLRDLRSGALTQLTRSTEKASAVNFARDGGVIWRTGQNWFHWTAAGGVQQVASLKAEKNPDDAPKADVLREQQLRTLATLRNDRAQRDALKEQEASWRRADSTRAPGPVYLGADVEIVDSALSPDTRSLIVVTKPKSFDEGRGGKMPKYVTESGYEEFEDTRTRVGRNDPEPNALWLVDAVTGTVKPLSLDSLPGIGTDPLAALRKAAGKDALKGSRPVQVLGGPGAPGVRWSNDGQQAAILLRANDNKDRWIASVSPAEAKLQTRHRLTDAAWINWSFNDFGWSNDNRTLWLLSEESGYSHLYTQQGTAKPQALTGGKWETSMPVPSADGRGFYVLCNQQAPGDYEVCAVDTASRQVRELTSLNGVEDFSLSPDGQQLLVRYSGAYLPAQLAVVPTAGGQAKVLTDTRTAAFKARQWIQPKLVQVPSKHGAGVVWAKYYGPENLEPGKKYPIAMFVHGAGYLQNVHQRYPAYFREQMFHNLLVQQGYVVLDMDYRGSEGYGRDWRTAIYRNMGHPELEDYKDGLDWLVATQQGDRDHAGIYGGSYGGFMTFMALFRSPGTFKAGAALRPVVDWHQYNHGYTANILNTPDIDPEAYRVSSPIEYAEGLQDHLLIAHGMMDDNVFFQDSVNLTQKLIELHKDNWSIAPYPLERHGYVRADSWLDQYKRILKLFEENLK; encoded by the coding sequence ATGCCCAGAACGCTGCCCTTGTCCCTGCTGCTGCTTGCCGCCCTTGGCGGCGCGGCCCACGCGGCACCGACGCCGATCACCATTGAACAGGCCATGGCCGACCCGGACTGGATCGGTCCGCCGGTCGAGAGCGCCTGGTGGTCGTGGAACAGCCAGCAGGTGGAGTACCAGCTCAAGCGCACCGGCAGCCCGGTCCGCGATACCTTCCGCCAGCCGATCAACGGCGGTACCGCCACCCAGGTCGCCGATGACCAGCGCGGCAGCCTGGACGTGGACGCCCCGGTGTACGACAGCGCCCGCCAGCGCAGCGTGTTCGTGCGCAACGGCGACGTGTTCCTGCGCGACCTGCGCAGCGGCGCGCTGACCCAGCTCACCCGCAGCACCGAGAAGGCCAGCGCGGTCAACTTCGCCCGCGACGGCGGGGTGATCTGGCGCACCGGCCAGAACTGGTTCCACTGGACCGCCGCCGGCGGCGTGCAGCAGGTGGCCAGCCTGAAGGCCGAAAAGAATCCGGACGATGCGCCCAAGGCCGACGTGCTGCGCGAACAGCAGCTGCGCACCCTGGCCACGCTGCGCAACGACCGCGCCCAGCGCGACGCACTGAAGGAGCAGGAAGCCAGCTGGCGCCGCGCCGACAGCACCCGCGCGCCGGGCCCGGTGTACCTGGGCGCCGATGTGGAGATCGTCGACAGCGCGCTGTCGCCCGATACCCGCAGCCTGATCGTGGTGACCAAGCCGAAGAGCTTCGATGAAGGCCGCGGCGGCAAGATGCCCAAGTACGTGACCGAATCGGGCTACGAGGAGTTCGAGGACACCCGTACCCGCGTGGGCCGCAACGACCCGGAACCGAACGCGCTGTGGCTGGTAGACGCCGTCACCGGCACGGTCAAGCCGCTGTCGCTGGACAGCCTGCCGGGCATCGGCACCGACCCGCTGGCTGCGCTGCGCAAGGCCGCCGGCAAGGACGCGCTGAAGGGCAGCCGCCCGGTGCAGGTGCTGGGTGGCCCCGGCGCGCCCGGCGTGCGCTGGAGCAATGACGGCCAGCAGGCCGCGATCCTGCTGCGCGCCAACGACAACAAGGACCGCTGGATCGCCAGCGTCAGCCCGGCCGAGGCCAAGCTGCAGACCCGCCACCGCCTCACCGACGCGGCCTGGATCAACTGGAGCTTCAACGACTTCGGCTGGTCCAACGACAACCGCACGCTGTGGCTGCTGTCCGAGGAATCCGGCTACTCGCACCTGTACACGCAGCAGGGCACGGCCAAGCCGCAGGCGCTGACCGGTGGCAAGTGGGAAACCTCGATGCCGGTGCCCAGCGCCGACGGCCGTGGCTTCTACGTGCTGTGCAACCAGCAGGCCCCGGGCGACTACGAGGTGTGCGCGGTGGATACCGCGTCGCGCCAGGTGCGTGAGCTGACCTCGCTCAACGGCGTGGAAGACTTCTCGCTGTCCCCGGACGGCCAGCAGCTGCTGGTGCGCTACTCCGGCGCCTACCTGCCGGCGCAGCTGGCGGTGGTGCCCACCGCGGGAGGCCAGGCCAAGGTGCTGACCGACACCCGCACTGCGGCCTTCAAGGCCCGCCAGTGGATCCAGCCCAAGCTGGTGCAGGTGCCTTCGAAGCATGGCGCGGGCGTGGTCTGGGCCAAGTACTACGGCCCGGAGAACCTGGAGCCGGGCAAGAAGTACCCGATCGCCATGTTCGTGCACGGCGCCGGTTACCTGCAGAACGTGCACCAGCGCTACCCGGCCTACTTCCGCGAGCAGATGTTCCACAACCTGCTGGTGCAGCAGGGCTACGTGGTGCTGGACATGGATTACCGCGGCAGCGAGGGCTACGGCCGCGACTGGCGCACGGCGATCTACCGCAACATGGGCCACCCGGAGCTGGAAGACTACAAGGACGGCCTGGACTGGCTGGTGGCCACCCAGCAGGGTGACCGCGACCACGCCGGCATCTACGGCGGCTCCTACGGCGGCTTCATGACCTTCATGGCGCTGTTCCGTTCGCCGGGCACCTTCAAGGCCGGCGCCGCGCTGCGCCCGGTGGTGGACTGGCACCAGTACAACCACGGCTACACCGCCAACATCCTCAACACCCCGGACATCGACCCGGAGGCCTACCGCGTCTCCTCGCCGATCGAATATGCCGAGGGCCTGCAGGACCACCTGCTGATCGCGCACGGGATGATGGACGACAACGTGTTCTTCCAGGACTCGGTCAACCTCACCCAGAAGCTGATCGAGCTGCACAAGGACAACTGGAGCATCGCGCCCTACCCGCTGGAGCGCCACGGCTACGTGCGTGCCGATTCCTGGCTGGACCAGTACAAGCGCATCCTCAAGCTGTTCGAAGAGAACCTGAAGTGA
- a CDS encoding NUDIX hydrolase, with amino-acid sequence MSHDAATIRIVAAVITDAARRVLVVRKHGSAVFIQPGGKPEPGEAPLAVLARELDEELGVQLDPATAVPLGAYSDWAVHETGCRVHAEAWWVQVLGTPQARAEIAELAWVPLQPPHGRRLALLSEDHILPAAARVIAPG; translated from the coding sequence GTGAGCCACGACGCGGCGACGATACGGATCGTCGCCGCGGTCATCACCGATGCCGCCCGGCGCGTGCTGGTGGTGCGCAAGCACGGCTCGGCGGTGTTCATCCAGCCGGGCGGCAAGCCCGAGCCGGGCGAGGCACCGCTGGCCGTGCTGGCGCGCGAGCTGGACGAGGAACTGGGCGTGCAGCTGGACCCCGCCACGGCGGTGCCGCTGGGCGCCTACAGCGACTGGGCGGTGCATGAAACCGGCTGCCGGGTGCACGCCGAGGCCTGGTGGGTACAGGTGCTGGGCACCCCACAGGCACGGGCGGAGATCGCCGAACTGGCCTGGGTGCCGTTGCAGCCACCACACGGGCGCCGCTTGGCACTGTTGAGCGAAGACCATATCCTGCCGGCGGCCGCGCGCGTGATCGCGCCGGGCTGA
- a CDS encoding tetraspanin family protein: protein MSSITPPLLPVAHPRPKGDGTPTFLAPLAKSVLVVCIVSAVCWAGGAVLAALLAQSAWLKDLLDGADLSWMPSSLRWFGRHAVAVNVGMLVLSLVGAAACWGLLRRNRWALWTFIVLLVVTALLNFVGAWVIDEVFRQLIVHLPPHADADAGQLRRDLQMQRVIYTGLTVLTALAFAALHAWLVARVLRPDVRRWFAAKAP, encoded by the coding sequence ATGTCTTCGATTACGCCCCCGCTGCTGCCCGTTGCCCATCCGCGCCCGAAGGGGGATGGCACCCCGACCTTTCTTGCCCCGCTGGCCAAGTCGGTGTTGGTGGTGTGCATCGTGTCGGCCGTGTGCTGGGCCGGTGGCGCGGTGCTCGCCGCGCTGCTCGCCCAGTCGGCCTGGTTGAAGGACCTGCTCGACGGCGCCGACCTGTCCTGGATGCCGTCGTCGCTGCGCTGGTTCGGGCGGCATGCGGTCGCGGTGAACGTGGGCATGCTGGTCCTTTCCCTGGTGGGGGCTGCGGCATGTTGGGGCCTGCTGCGGCGCAACCGCTGGGCGCTGTGGACCTTCATCGTGCTGCTGGTGGTCACCGCGCTGCTGAACTTCGTCGGTGCGTGGGTGATCGACGAGGTATTCCGCCAGCTGATCGTGCACCTGCCGCCGCACGCAGACGCCGATGCCGGCCAGCTGCGCCGCGACCTGCAGATGCAGCGCGTGATCTACACCGGCCTGACCGTGCTCACCGCGCTGGCGTTCGCCGCACTGCACGCCTGGCTGGTGGCACGCGTGCTGCGCCCGGACGTGCGGCGATGGTTCGCCGCAAAGGCCCCGTAG
- the hemF gene encoding oxygen-dependent coproporphyrinogen oxidase, which yields MNEFERVRSYLTDLQDRICGAVETADGQARFTEDLWQRPEGGGGRTRILRDGAVFEQAGIGFSDVSGTRLPPSASANRPELAGASWRATGVSLVFHPLNPYLPTTHANVRYFSAERDGQQVASWFGGGFDLTPFYPFDEDVQQWHQAAHDLCAPFGEERYAAHKRWCDEYFFLRHRNETRGVGGLFFDDLHGDFERDFAYLRAVGDGFLQAYLPIVERRKHTPYGEREREFQLYRRGRYVEFNLVYDRGTLFGLQSGGRSESILMSLPPRVRWEYGFTPEPGSAEARLGDYLVPRDWVTVA from the coding sequence ATGAACGAATTCGAGCGCGTACGCAGCTACCTGACCGACCTGCAGGACCGCATCTGCGGCGCGGTCGAAACCGCCGACGGCCAGGCCCGCTTCACCGAAGATCTCTGGCAGCGCCCCGAGGGCGGCGGTGGCCGTACCCGCATCCTGCGCGATGGCGCGGTGTTCGAGCAGGCCGGTATCGGCTTCTCCGACGTCTCCGGCACGCGTCTGCCGCCGTCGGCCTCGGCAAACCGGCCGGAGCTGGCCGGCGCCTCGTGGCGCGCCACCGGCGTGTCGCTGGTGTTCCACCCGCTCAATCCGTACCTGCCCACCACCCACGCCAACGTGCGCTACTTCAGCGCCGAGCGTGATGGGCAGCAGGTGGCGTCCTGGTTCGGCGGCGGTTTCGACCTGACCCCGTTCTACCCGTTCGACGAGGACGTGCAGCAGTGGCACCAGGCCGCCCACGACCTGTGCGCACCATTCGGCGAAGAACGCTATGCGGCGCACAAGCGCTGGTGCGACGAGTATTTCTTCCTGCGTCACCGTAATGAAACGCGCGGCGTGGGCGGGCTGTTCTTCGACGACCTGCACGGCGACTTCGAGCGCGACTTCGCCTACCTGCGCGCGGTGGGCGATGGCTTCCTGCAGGCGTACCTGCCGATCGTGGAACGCCGCAAGCACACCCCGTACGGCGAACGCGAACGCGAGTTCCAGCTGTACCGGCGGGGCCGGTACGTGGAGTTCAACCTGGTGTACGACCGCGGCACGCTGTTCGGGCTGCAGAGCGGCGGGCGCAGCGAAAGCATCCTGATGAGCCTGCCGCCGCGCGTGCGCTGGGAGTATGGTTTCACGCCCGAACCCGGCAGCGCCGAGGCGCGGCTGGGCGATTACCTGGTGCCGCGCGACTGGGTGACGGTAGCGTAG
- a CDS encoding DUF421 domain-containing protein, with the protein MSDLFDLAMPWWEFILRAVVVYVVVLGMVRLSGKRALGQITPFDVLLIVLLGNAVQNALLGKDTSLGGGLLLAATLISLNYAVGWLSQRSRRVEALVEGEPVLIARDGKLLDSVLRRELVTRADVEAAMRQQGCAHISEVSMALLEINGHITIVTQKR; encoded by the coding sequence ATGAGCGACCTGTTCGACCTGGCCATGCCCTGGTGGGAGTTCATCCTGCGCGCCGTCGTGGTGTATGTGGTCGTGCTCGGCATGGTCCGCCTGTCGGGCAAGCGCGCCCTGGGCCAGATCACCCCGTTCGACGTGCTGCTGATCGTGCTGCTGGGCAACGCGGTGCAGAACGCGCTGCTCGGCAAGGACACCTCGCTCGGCGGCGGCCTGCTGCTGGCCGCCACCCTGATCTCCCTGAACTACGCCGTGGGCTGGCTGAGCCAGCGCAGCCGCCGCGTTGAAGCGCTGGTGGAAGGCGAACCGGTGCTGATCGCCCGCGACGGCAAGCTGCTGGACTCGGTGCTGCGACGCGAACTGGTGACCCGTGCCGACGTGGAGGCGGCGATGCGCCAGCAGGGCTGCGCACACATCAGCGAAGTCTCCATGGCGCTGCTGGAAATCAACGGCCACATCACCATCGTGACGCAGAAGCGGTAG
- the polA gene encoding DNA polymerase I produces MSRLVLIDGSSYLYRAFHALPPLTNAAGEPTGALFGVVNMLRATLKERPEYVAFVVDAPGKTFRDDLYADYKANRPPMPDDLRPQIEPMCQIVEALGLTILRIPGVEADDVIGTLALQGHRDGMTVTISTGDKDFAQLVRPGIELVNTMTGSRMDSDATVMDKFGVRADQIVDLLALMGDAVDNVPGVEKCGPKTAAKWLAEYQTLDGVMAAAPGMKGKIGENLRAALERLPLNRELVTIRTDVPLEASPQTLALRDPDVPALGELYLRYGFTQALKELGGPVPAPAAASDAPVSLRGTAAGYARGAASEPAPALDAALSAPGEYETVLTTEQLQAWVARAEAAELIAFDTETDALDAMRANLVGISLAVEPGRAAYIPVGHDYPGAPAQLPRQQVLDALRPVLENPDKKKLGQHGKYDLHVLRRHGVDVKGYHDDTMLESFVLNSTATRHDMDSLAMRYLGYTTIKFEDVAGKGAKQIPFSQVGLDEASRYAAEDADITLRLHRVLHPQLLESAALDNVYRSIEMPLVPVLARIEANGVYIDSAELRRQSQDLGARMLAAQQKATELAGRTFSLDSPKQLQAVLFDELKLPALVKTPKGQPSTNEEALEAIAEQHELPRVILEYRGLAKLRSTYTDKLPEMVNPDTGRVHTSYHQSGAATGRLSSSDPNLQNIPIRTEDGRRIRRAFVAPPGHKLLACDYSQIELRIMAHLSEDPGLVRAFEQGVDVHRATAAEVFSRALDEVTPNERRAAKAINFGLMYGMSAFGLARNLGIDRGQAQDYVALYFSRYPGVRDFMERMRQQARDQGYVETIEGRRLYLNDIHARNQGLRAGAERAAINAPMQGTAADIIKRAMVKVDDWLQGQGGRARMILQVHDELVFETESEFLETLRTQVVELMSSSAQLRVPLVVDAGVGDNWDEAH; encoded by the coding sequence ATGAGCCGATTAGTCCTGATTGACGGGTCCAGTTACCTGTATCGCGCGTTCCACGCGCTTCCGCCGCTGACCAACGCGGCCGGTGAACCCACCGGCGCGCTGTTCGGTGTGGTCAACATGCTGCGCGCCACCTTGAAGGAGCGTCCCGAGTACGTGGCCTTCGTGGTCGACGCACCGGGCAAGACCTTCCGTGACGACCTGTACGCCGACTACAAGGCCAACCGGCCGCCGATGCCCGACGACCTGCGCCCGCAGATCGAGCCGATGTGCCAGATCGTCGAGGCGCTGGGCCTGACCATCCTGCGCATTCCGGGCGTGGAAGCCGACGATGTGATCGGCACGCTGGCGCTGCAGGGCCACCGCGACGGGATGACCGTCACCATTTCCACCGGCGACAAGGACTTCGCCCAGCTGGTCCGCCCGGGCATCGAACTGGTCAACACCATGACGGGCAGCCGCATGGATTCGGACGCTACCGTGATGGACAAGTTCGGCGTGCGCGCCGACCAGATCGTCGACCTGCTGGCGTTGATGGGCGACGCCGTGGACAACGTGCCCGGCGTGGAGAAGTGCGGCCCCAAGACGGCCGCCAAGTGGCTGGCCGAGTACCAGACCCTGGACGGGGTGATGGCCGCCGCGCCTGGCATGAAGGGCAAGATCGGCGAAAACCTGCGCGCGGCGCTGGAACGCCTGCCGCTCAATCGCGAACTGGTCACCATCCGCACCGACGTGCCGCTGGAGGCCTCCCCGCAGACCCTGGCGCTGCGCGACCCGGACGTGCCGGCACTGGGCGAGCTCTACCTGCGCTACGGCTTCACCCAGGCGCTGAAGGAGCTGGGTGGCCCGGTCCCGGCCCCTGCGGCGGCCAGCGACGCGCCGGTGAGCCTGCGCGGCACCGCCGCTGGCTACGCGCGCGGCGCGGCCAGCGAGCCGGCCCCGGCCCTGGATGCGGCCCTGTCGGCCCCGGGCGAATACGAAACCGTGCTCACCACCGAACAGCTGCAGGCCTGGGTGGCCCGCGCCGAGGCGGCCGAGCTGATCGCCTTCGACACCGAGACCGACGCGCTCGATGCCATGCGCGCCAACCTTGTCGGCATCAGCCTGGCGGTCGAGCCGGGCCGTGCGGCCTATATTCCGGTCGGCCATGACTACCCCGGCGCTCCTGCCCAGCTGCCGCGCCAGCAGGTGCTGGACGCGCTGCGCCCGGTGCTGGAGAACCCCGACAAGAAGAAGCTTGGCCAGCACGGCAAGTACGACCTGCACGTGCTGCGCCGGCACGGCGTGGACGTGAAGGGGTACCACGACGACACCATGCTCGAAAGCTTCGTGCTCAATTCCACCGCCACCCGCCACGACATGGATTCGCTGGCGATGCGCTACCTCGGCTACACCACGATCAAGTTCGAGGACGTCGCCGGCAAGGGAGCCAAGCAGATTCCGTTCTCCCAGGTGGGGCTGGACGAAGCCAGCCGCTACGCGGCCGAAGATGCCGACATCACCCTGCGCCTGCACCGCGTGCTGCACCCGCAGCTGCTGGAATCGGCCGCGCTGGACAACGTGTACCGCAGCATCGAGATGCCGCTGGTGCCGGTGCTGGCCCGGATCGAAGCCAACGGCGTGTACATCGACAGCGCCGAGCTGCGCCGGCAGAGCCAGGACCTGGGCGCGCGCATGCTGGCCGCCCAGCAGAAGGCCACCGAACTGGCCGGGCGCACCTTCAGCCTGGACTCGCCCAAGCAGCTGCAGGCGGTGCTGTTCGACGAGCTGAAGCTGCCCGCGCTGGTGAAGACCCCCAAAGGCCAGCCCAGCACCAACGAAGAGGCGCTGGAGGCGATCGCCGAACAGCACGAGCTGCCGCGGGTGATCCTGGAGTACCGCGGGCTGGCCAAGCTGCGCAGCACCTACACCGACAAGCTGCCGGAGATGGTCAACCCCGACACCGGCCGGGTCCACACCAGTTACCACCAGTCCGGCGCGGCCACCGGCCGGCTGTCCTCGTCGGACCCGAACCTGCAGAACATCCCGATCCGCACCGAGGACGGCCGCCGCATCCGCCGCGCCTTCGTGGCCCCGCCGGGGCACAAGCTGCTGGCCTGCGATTACTCGCAGATCGAGCTGCGGATCATGGCCCACCTGTCCGAGGATCCGGGCTTGGTGCGCGCGTTCGAACAGGGCGTCGATGTGCACCGTGCCACGGCGGCCGAGGTATTCAGCCGCGCGCTGGACGAGGTCACCCCGAACGAGCGCCGCGCCGCCAAGGCCATCAACTTCGGCCTGATGTACGGCATGAGCGCGTTCGGGCTGGCCCGTAACCTGGGCATCGACCGGGGCCAGGCGCAGGATTACGTGGCGCTGTATTTCAGCCGCTACCCGGGCGTGCGCGACTTCATGGAGCGCATGCGCCAGCAGGCCCGCGACCAGGGGTATGTGGAAACCATCGAAGGCCGCCGGCTGTATCTGAACGATATTCACGCGCGCAACCAGGGCCTGCGCGCCGGCGCCGAGCGCGCGGCGATCAATGCACCCATGCAGGGCACCGCCGCGGACATCATCAAACGGGCCATGGTGAAGGTGGACGACTGGCTGCAGGGCCAGGGCGGCCGCGCCCGGATGATTCTGCAGGTGCACGATGAACTGGTATTCGAAACCGAAAGCGAGTTTCTGGAAACCTTGCGCACGCAGGTGGTCGAGCTTATGTCGTCTTCAGCTCAATTACGCGTCCCGCTGGTGGTGGATGCCGGGGTCGGGGATAACTGGGATGAGGCGCATTGA
- a CDS encoding DUF2782 domain-containing protein — translation MKTLLLAGLLVLAGCATTGGGAGVPPVDVRGADIAKRVMDNGDVIEEYRVSGQLRMVKVTPSRGAPYYMYEGSQHGGVDRSKDGTSPVYWKLYSW, via the coding sequence ATGAAAACTCTGCTGCTGGCTGGACTGCTTGTGCTGGCGGGTTGTGCCACTACCGGCGGCGGCGCTGGCGTGCCCCCGGTCGATGTGCGGGGCGCCGATATCGCCAAGCGCGTCATGGACAACGGCGATGTGATCGAGGAGTACCGGGTCAGTGGCCAGCTGCGCATGGTCAAGGTCACCCCCTCGCGTGGCGCGCCGTACTACATGTACGAAGGCAGCCAGCACGGCGGCGTGGACCGGAGCAAGGATGGCACCTCGCCGGTGTACTGGAAGCTCTACAGCTGGTGA
- a CDS encoding universal stress protein, with the protein MYKRILIATDGSELSEKGLLKGLELARDLNAEIDIVTVSEPWAVGMYDAMGWSVGYMNSPEYKADREETAEKVLAPAKAACEAQGLRATTVHVLDRYAADGIIDTAMERNSDLIVMTSHGRRGVTRVLLGSQTAEVLARSTVPVLVIR; encoded by the coding sequence ATGTACAAGCGGATCCTGATTGCCACCGATGGCTCCGAGCTGTCCGAAAAGGGCCTGCTCAAGGGGCTGGAACTGGCCCGCGACCTCAACGCCGAAATCGATATCGTCACTGTCTCCGAGCCTTGGGCCGTCGGCATGTATGACGCCATGGGCTGGAGCGTGGGCTACATGAACAGCCCTGAGTACAAGGCCGACCGCGAAGAGACCGCAGAGAAAGTGCTGGCGCCGGCCAAGGCCGCCTGCGAAGCGCAGGGCCTGCGCGCCACCACCGTGCACGTGCTGGACCGCTATGCCGCCGACGGCATCATCGACACGGCCATGGAACGCAACAGCGACCTGATCGTGATGACCTCGCACGGCCGCCGCGGCGTGACCCGGGTCCTGCTCGGCAGCCAGACCGCCGAAGTGCTCGCACGCAGCACCGTGCCGGTGCTGGTCATCCGGTGA
- a CDS encoding low molecular weight protein tyrosine phosphatase family protein, producing MTRHVLFLCSQNRLRSPTAEQVFADWPGVETASAGVLADADVPVSPELLQWANVIFVMERAHRTRLASRYRQWLNGKRVVCLDIPDDYNFMQSELVELLKKKVVPHL from the coding sequence ATGACCCGCCATGTGCTCTTCCTCTGCAGCCAGAATCGCCTGCGCAGCCCCACGGCCGAGCAGGTGTTCGCCGACTGGCCGGGCGTGGAAACCGCCTCTGCCGGCGTGCTCGCCGATGCGGATGTGCCGGTCAGCCCTGAGCTGCTGCAATGGGCGAATGTCATCTTCGTGATGGAGCGGGCGCACCGCACGCGGCTGGCCAGCCGGTACCGGCAGTGGTTGAACGGGAAGCGGGTGGTCTGCCTCGACATTCCGGATGACTACAACTTCATGCAGTCGGAGCTGGTGGAGCTGCTGAAAAAGAAGGTAGTTCCGCACCTGTAG